In Pseudomonadota bacterium, one genomic interval encodes:
- the fliJ gene encoding flagellar export protein FliJ, producing the protein MARKFTFQLESLLEMRKLGEQRVQARLAERMRISEAERVVLAELEATAATYRAELERRQRGVVDIHEVMTYMEYIGALDGRMHAQRARIADADAEVDRVRAELVRATQQKKAVEKLRERQFEDYTKEQQRAETLYLDEMSSTRQRKGGQGVDSPGADGSAP; encoded by the coding sequence TTGGCCCGCAAGTTTACCTTTCAGCTCGAGTCGCTCCTCGAGATGCGCAAGCTCGGAGAGCAGCGTGTGCAGGCCCGGCTGGCCGAGCGCATGCGCATCTCTGAGGCGGAACGGGTCGTGCTTGCAGAGCTGGAGGCCACCGCGGCGACCTATCGTGCCGAGCTCGAGCGTCGACAGCGCGGCGTGGTCGACATCCATGAGGTCATGACCTACATGGAGTACATCGGCGCGCTCGATGGACGCATGCACGCGCAGCGCGCGCGCATCGCCGATGCCGATGCCGAGGTGGACCGAGTTCGCGCCGAGCTCGTCCGGGCCACCCAGCAGAAGAAGGCGGTCGAGAAGCTGCGTGAGCGTCAGTTCGAGGACTACACCAAGGAGCAGCAGCGGGCTGAGACGTTGTATCTCGACGAGATGTCGTCTACCCGGCAGCGAAAGGGAGGGCAGGGTGT